One Pseudomonas sp. FP1742 genomic window carries:
- a CDS encoding collagen-like protein, with amino-acid sequence MRKLCLLAALISPLACAQVVSVETNSLMRLPNTTSSLQLERLEVADYGTLLIPSNVTEVTVGELHLGRDARIAIVPSEQALELKVNRAELAEGSQITARGAPGTYLKAARSGRNLNVQIKALNAPQLSVDARGGAGAPGFVGLDGANGQAPGCTWGQAGRGADGSDGSDGQPGAPGALVRLEVPRDYPAQQIKVEVAGGVGGAAGPGGKPGAGGKAKGCIIYKADGGKSGRPGADGQPGPAGAAGSVSIQRL; translated from the coding sequence ATGCGTAAACTCTGTCTGCTCGCCGCACTCATCAGCCCATTGGCCTGCGCCCAAGTGGTGAGTGTCGAAACCAATTCGCTGATGCGCTTGCCCAATACGACCAGTTCCTTGCAACTGGAACGGCTGGAAGTCGCCGATTACGGCACTTTGCTGATCCCCTCGAATGTGACCGAAGTAACGGTCGGTGAGCTGCACCTGGGACGCGACGCGCGGATCGCCATTGTGCCGAGCGAACAGGCTCTGGAATTGAAGGTCAACCGTGCCGAGTTGGCCGAAGGCAGCCAGATCACCGCACGGGGCGCTCCCGGAACGTATCTCAAGGCTGCCCGCTCAGGGCGCAATCTGAATGTGCAGATCAAAGCGCTGAACGCACCGCAATTGTCGGTAGACGCTCGCGGTGGCGCGGGCGCTCCGGGGTTTGTCGGCCTTGACGGGGCCAACGGCCAAGCACCGGGTTGCACCTGGGGCCAGGCCGGTCGCGGCGCCGACGGCAGTGATGGCAGCGATGGCCAGCCGGGTGCGCCGGGGGCGCTGGTTCGGCTGGAGGTGCCGCGTGACTATCCGGCGCAGCAGATCAAGGTCGAGGTGGCGGGCGGGGTCGGTGGCGCGGCCGGCCCGGGTGGCAAACCGGGAGCGGGCGGCAAGGCCAAGGGCTGCATTATCTATAAAGCCGATGGCGGCAAGAGCGGTCGCCCTGGTGCCGACGGCCAGCCAGGGCCTGCCGGGGCGGCGGGTTCGGTGAGCATTCAGCGGTTGTAA
- a CDS encoding serine hydrolase domain-containing protein — translation MQIQGHYELKFEAVREAFAALFDDPQERGAALCIRIGGETVLDLWAGTADKDGHEAWHSDTIANLFSCTKTFTAVAALQLVAEGKLQLDAPVARYWPEFAAAGKESVTLRHLLCHQAGLPALRELLPPEALYDWQTMVNALAAEAPWWTPGQGHGYAAITYGWLVGELLRRADGRGPGESIVARVAKPLGLDFHVGLADSEFHRVAHIARSKGNLGDAAAQRLLQVTMREPTAMTTRAFTNPPSIMTSTNKPEWRRMQQPAANGHGNARSLAGFYAGLLDGSLLESEMLDELTREHSIGEDKTLLTRTRFGLGCMLDQPDVPNATYGLGPRAFGHPGAGGSIGFADPEHDVAFGFVTNTLGPYVLMDPRAQKLVRVLATCL, via the coding sequence GTGCAGATTCAGGGTCATTACGAGCTTAAATTCGAAGCGGTGCGTGAAGCGTTTGCGGCGCTGTTCGACGATCCTCAAGAGCGTGGCGCGGCGTTGTGCATCCGGATCGGTGGTGAAACCGTCCTTGACCTTTGGGCCGGCACCGCCGACAAGGACGGCCATGAGGCCTGGCACAGCGACACCATCGCCAACCTGTTCTCCTGCACCAAGACCTTCACCGCCGTGGCGGCCCTGCAATTGGTGGCCGAAGGCAAACTGCAACTCGACGCCCCGGTCGCCCGTTACTGGCCCGAATTTGCCGCTGCCGGCAAAGAATCCGTGACCTTGCGTCACTTGCTCTGCCATCAGGCCGGTTTGCCGGCCCTGCGCGAGTTGCTACCCCCTGAGGCGCTTTACGACTGGCAGACCATGGTCAATGCCCTGGCCGCCGAAGCGCCATGGTGGACGCCGGGCCAAGGTCATGGTTATGCGGCAATCACCTATGGCTGGCTGGTCGGCGAATTGCTGCGTCGCGCCGACGGTCGTGGGCCGGGCGAGTCCATTGTGGCGCGGGTTGCCAAGCCCTTGGGGCTGGATTTTCACGTCGGCCTGGCCGATTCAGAGTTCCATCGCGTGGCGCACATCGCCCGTAGCAAGGGCAACCTCGGCGATGCCGCGGCCCAGCGCTTGCTGCAAGTAACCATGCGTGAACCGACGGCCATGACCACTCGGGCCTTCACCAACCCGCCGTCGATCATGACCAGCACCAACAAACCGGAATGGCGGCGCATGCAGCAGCCGGCGGCCAATGGCCACGGCAATGCCCGCAGCCTGGCCGGTTTCTACGCCGGTCTGCTCGATGGCAGTCTGCTGGAAAGCGAAATGCTCGACGAACTGACCCGCGAGCACAGCATCGGCGAAGACAAGACCTTATTGACCCGGACCCGCTTCGGCCTGGGTTGCATGCTCGATCAACCGGATGTACCCAACGCCACCTACGGCCTCGGCCCTCGGGCGTTCGGTCACCCGGGGGCTGGCGGCTCCATCGGTTTTGCTGATCCGGAGCATGATGTGGCCTTCGGCTTTGTGACAAATACCCTGGGACCGTACGTCTTGATGGATCCACGAGCCCAAAAGCTTGTGCGAGTACTGGCCACTTGTCTGTAA
- a CDS encoding OmpA family protein: protein MSVLTRTVLPVLLLGSLLTGCATHSDGTAPLNQRTWPICSVIGGLVGGGLGAIESGGWAAGGAALGILTGGLICYAQDGDEDGDGVFDRRDRCPDTPANTPVDHHGCPLPQYPASVKPAEPEAAKSEVITLSSSVLFAYNKSELTPAARSELDSLMPKLQSADVVSVKVVGHTDSQGSDAYNQKLSERRASSVAAYLLSRGLAPNKLTSEGKGESQPVADNDTEEGRAQNRRVELHINR from the coding sequence ATGAGCGTTCTCACAAGGACCGTTTTGCCGGTTCTGCTGCTTGGCAGCCTTCTGACCGGTTGCGCGACTCACAGCGATGGCACTGCCCCCCTCAATCAACGTACCTGGCCGATCTGCAGTGTCATTGGCGGACTGGTGGGTGGAGGTTTGGGCGCGATCGAAAGTGGCGGTTGGGCGGCGGGAGGCGCGGCGCTCGGGATCTTGACCGGTGGCTTGATCTGTTACGCCCAGGATGGCGATGAAGACGGTGACGGTGTCTTCGATCGACGGGATCGCTGCCCCGATACGCCCGCCAATACACCTGTCGATCATCACGGTTGTCCGCTGCCGCAGTACCCGGCCAGCGTGAAACCTGCCGAACCCGAAGCCGCGAAATCCGAAGTCATCACCCTGAGCAGTAGCGTGTTGTTCGCGTACAACAAGTCCGAGCTGACGCCCGCCGCGCGCAGTGAGCTGGATTCGCTGATGCCCAAATTGCAGAGCGCCGATGTGGTGAGCGTCAAAGTCGTCGGCCATACCGACAGCCAGGGTTCGGACGCCTATAACCAGAAACTGTCGGAACGGCGTGCCAGCAGCGTGGCGGCCTACCTGTTGAGTCGTGGCCTGGCGCCGAACAAACTCACCAGCGAAGGCAAGGGTGAAAGCCAGCCGGTGGCCGACAACGACACGGAAGAAGGGCGGGCGCAGAACCGTCGCGTGGAGTTGCACATCAATCGCTAG
- a CDS encoding CopD family protein, protein MTPFGIVYTLHVLAALVWIGGMFFAWMVLRPAAMKALEGPARLKLWVEVFQGFFRWVWVAVVLLPISGVGMIHLQFAGFEAAPRYVQVMMGLYVVMSALFIRIQALLLPELRTAVAAQDWPTGAATLGKIRRLVGINLVVGLVLVAIAAARP, encoded by the coding sequence ATGACACCTTTTGGCATCGTTTATACCCTGCATGTCCTGGCCGCTCTGGTCTGGATCGGCGGCATGTTTTTCGCCTGGATGGTCCTGCGCCCCGCGGCGATGAAGGCGCTGGAAGGCCCTGCCCGGTTGAAGCTGTGGGTGGAAGTGTTTCAAGGTTTTTTCCGCTGGGTCTGGGTTGCGGTGGTGCTTTTGCCGATCAGCGGTGTGGGCATGATTCATTTGCAGTTCGCCGGGTTCGAAGCGGCGCCGCGGTATGTGCAGGTGATGATGGGACTGTATGTGGTGATGAGCGCGCTGTTTATCCGGATTCAAGCGTTGCTGCTGCCGGAACTGCGCACGGCGGTAGCGGCTCAGGATTGGCCGACGGGGGCGGCGACGCTGGGCAAAATTCGCCGGTTGGTGGGGATTAACCTGGTGGTGGGGTTGGTGCTGGTGGCGATTGCGGCGGCCAGGCCGTGA
- a CDS encoding OmpA family protein: MSSNKTLALALCFAITGCAQTPQNDAAGGSSWWPFGSSDKVATKEPAPAPAPLKPAATAPVTKAEADAGGKWWWPFGGKEQSTAKVVPMPDPKVTQAWLDDYEPRLREAIKGSNLQLERRENVLVVTAPVDGSFNPDRPAMLLPVTLGPFTHVAKILEADPKTAVLVLGHSDTSGSAPANVKLSQERAQAVAAIFRLSGLQRDRLMLRGMGGEAPRAANDSAEGRALNRRVELLVTPANTMVALLSKYNMPAPAPLTKVVAQDVKPAATPVTPAPAAKKAAAPAKKKAPAKKAATKAPAKKAPAKKTAPAKAAADSKSATATDAPKQ; the protein is encoded by the coding sequence ATGTCGTCCAATAAAACCCTCGCCCTGGCCCTGTGCTTTGCTATCACCGGTTGTGCACAAACCCCACAAAATGATGCCGCAGGTGGCAGCAGTTGGTGGCCATTCGGTTCTTCCGACAAGGTTGCGACTAAAGAACCCGCCCCGGCCCCGGCGCCCCTGAAACCTGCTGCCACGGCCCCCGTCACCAAAGCTGAAGCCGATGCCGGTGGCAAATGGTGGTGGCCGTTCGGCGGCAAGGAGCAGAGCACCGCCAAAGTCGTGCCGATGCCTGACCCGAAAGTCACCCAGGCCTGGCTCGACGACTACGAACCGCGCCTGCGCGAAGCGATCAAGGGCAGCAACCTGCAACTCGAACGCCGTGAAAACGTGCTGGTCGTCACGGCGCCGGTAGACGGCTCGTTCAACCCTGACCGCCCGGCCATGCTGCTGCCGGTGACCCTTGGCCCATTCACCCATGTCGCGAAAATCCTCGAAGCCGACCCAAAGACTGCCGTGCTGGTACTCGGTCACAGCGATACGTCGGGTTCCGCACCGGCCAACGTGAAACTGAGCCAGGAACGCGCCCAGGCAGTGGCGGCGATCTTCCGTCTCAGCGGTCTGCAGCGTGATCGCCTGATGCTGCGCGGCATGGGCGGTGAGGCACCGCGTGCGGCCAACGACAGTGCCGAAGGTCGTGCCTTGAACCGTCGTGTCGAGTTGCTGGTGACGCCGGCAAACACCATGGTCGCGTTGTTGAGCAAGTACAACATGCCGGCGCCGGCGCCGCTGACCAAGGTCGTCGCGCAAGACGTCAAGCCAGCGGCCACGCCTGTGACCCCGGCACCTGCTGCGAAAAAAGCGGCTGCCCCGGCGAAGAAAAAGGCACCGGCCAAGAAAGCGGCCACCAAGGCTCCAGCCAAAAAGGCTCCTGCGAAAAAGACCGCACCGGCC
- the dinG gene encoding ATP-dependent DNA helicase DinG — MISTELKTTIQGAYTRFLEAKSLKPRYGQRLMIAEIAKVLGDIDTDDEGRRSGDPAIVAVEAGTGTGKTVAYSLAAIPAAKAAGKRLVIATATVALQEQIVYKDLPDLMRNSGLNFSFALAKGRGRYMCLSKLDMLLQEGHAQTATAQLFEEEGFKIEVDEASQKLFTSMIEKLAGNKWDGDRDSWSTALEDADWARLTTDHSQCTNRHCPNFGQCAFYKAREGMGKVDVIVTNHDMVLADLALGGGAVLPDPRDTIYVFDEGHHLPDKAIGHFAHYTRLRSTADWLEATAKNLTKLLAQHPLPGDLGKLIEQVPELAREIKTQQQFMFSACEQVADFKPGEDVEGRERPRHRFVGGVIPEHMREMGIELKKGFARLTDLFTRLTELLKEGMDGEVNIGIASNQAEEWYPLFGSLLSRSSGNWELWTAFTVEDPEDNPPMARWLTLAESGSLFDIEVNASPILAADMLRRNLWNVAYGALVTSATLTALGTFDRFRMRAGLPKTAVTAVVPSPFHHADAGVLRVPDLKADPRDAPAHTAAIIRDLPELVEGSRGTLVLFSSRKQMQDVFDGLDRDWRKQVFIQGNLSKQETLNKHKARVDGGDSSVLFGLASFAEGVDLPGAYCEHVVIAKIPFSVPDDPVEAALAEWIEARGGNPFMEISVPDASLKLVQACGRLLRTEEDRGTITLLDRRLVTQRYGKAILNALPPFRREIS, encoded by the coding sequence ATGATCAGCACTGAACTCAAAACCACGATCCAGGGCGCCTACACGCGTTTTCTCGAAGCCAAGAGCCTCAAGCCGCGCTACGGCCAACGCCTGATGATCGCCGAAATCGCCAAGGTCCTCGGTGACATCGACACCGACGACGAAGGCCGGCGCAGTGGCGACCCCGCGATCGTCGCGGTGGAAGCCGGCACCGGTACCGGCAAAACCGTCGCTTATAGCCTGGCGGCCATCCCCGCCGCCAAGGCCGCCGGCAAGCGTCTGGTGATCGCCACGGCCACCGTGGCCCTGCAAGAGCAAATCGTCTACAAGGACTTGCCCGACCTGATGCGCAATAGTGGGCTGAATTTCAGCTTCGCCCTGGCCAAGGGGCGGGGGCGCTACATGTGCCTGTCCAAGCTCGACATGTTGCTCCAGGAAGGTCACGCGCAAACCGCTACCGCGCAGCTGTTCGAAGAAGAAGGCTTCAAGATCGAGGTCGATGAGGCCAGTCAGAAGCTGTTCACCAGCATGATCGAGAAACTTGCCGGCAATAAATGGGACGGTGATCGCGACAGTTGGTCCACCGCGCTCGAAGACGCCGACTGGGCGCGCCTGACCACCGATCACAGCCAGTGCACCAACCGTCATTGCCCCAACTTCGGCCAGTGCGCCTTCTACAAGGCCCGCGAAGGCATGGGCAAGGTCGACGTGATCGTCACCAACCACGACATGGTCCTGGCCGATCTGGCCCTGGGCGGCGGCGCGGTTCTGCCGGACCCGCGCGATACCATCTACGTGTTCGACGAAGGCCATCACCTGCCGGACAAGGCCATCGGCCACTTCGCCCATTACACACGCCTGCGCTCCACCGCCGACTGGCTGGAAGCCACCGCCAAGAACCTCACCAAATTGCTGGCCCAACACCCTTTGCCGGGCGATCTGGGCAAGTTGATCGAGCAGGTGCCGGAGCTGGCGCGGGAGATCAAGACCCAGCAGCAGTTCATGTTCAGTGCCTGTGAGCAGGTTGCCGACTTCAAACCCGGCGAAGACGTCGAAGGTCGCGAGCGGCCGCGTCACCGTTTCGTCGGCGGGGTGATTCCCGAACATATGCGTGAAATGGGCATCGAGCTGAAAAAGGGCTTTGCCCGGCTGACCGACCTGTTCACCCGGCTCACCGAACTGCTCAAAGAAGGCATGGACGGCGAGGTCAACATCGGCATCGCCAGCAACCAGGCCGAAGAGTGGTATCCGCTGTTCGGCAGCTTGCTGTCGCGTTCTTCGGGCAACTGGGAGTTGTGGACCGCCTTCACCGTCGAAGACCCGGAAGACAACCCGCCCATGGCCCGTTGGCTGACCCTGGCCGAAAGCGGTTCGCTGTTCGATATCGAGGTCAATGCCAGCCCGATCCTCGCGGCGGACATGCTGCGGCGCAACCTGTGGAATGTGGCTTACGGGGCGCTGGTGACCTCGGCGACCCTGACAGCCCTTGGCACCTTCGACCGTTTCCGCATGCGCGCCGGCCTGCCTAAAACTGCCGTGACCGCCGTGGTCCCGAGCCCGTTCCATCATGCCGACGCGGGCGTGTTGCGGGTGCCGGACCTGAAAGCCGACCCGCGTGATGCGCCGGCTCATACCGCGGCGATCATTCGCGACTTGCCGGAACTGGTCGAGGGTTCCCGTGGCACCCTGGTGCTGTTCTCCTCGCGCAAACAGATGCAGGACGTGTTCGACGGTCTGGATCGCGACTGGCGCAAGCAAGTGTTCATTCAAGGCAACCTGTCGAAGCAGGAAACCCTGAACAAGCACAAGGCGCGGGTCGATGGCGGGGATTCCAGCGTGCTGTTCGGCCTGGCGAGTTTTGCCGAGGGTGTGGATTTGCCCGGTGCCTACTGCGAACACGTGGTGATCGCCAAGATTCCGTTCTCGGTGCCCGACGATCCGGTCGAAGCCGCGCTGGCTGAGTGGATCGAAGCCCGTGGCGGCAATCCGTTCATGGAAATCTCCGTGCCGGACGCCTCGCTGAAACTGGTCCAGGCCTGTGGTCGCCTGCTGCGAACCGAAGAAGATCGCGGCACCATCACCTTGCTTGACCGTCGTTTGGTCACGCAGCGCTACGGTAAAGCTATTCTCAATGCGTTACCGCCATTTCGTCGTGAAATTTCCTGA
- a CDS encoding beta-galactosidase, which translates to MIRRSLPAVFALMFAAPLLAAPEGQQTLFNFVRPADVVQVATQDASLPQSNAEQTAEGEVLRRVTFNPAAQPTLRLTPQTGAWDWSQSGAMSLRIQSAMNWAVTLYVKIQSNDGKTLVSRVDLPAGPAQTLLIPLQPSSPLSQGMKAGPPMPINVEGQRVLLASSTGELDRSQVVSVTLSMDQPKVAQSILLERFGVQDGEAATKAAYGGLVDAYGQSTRAKWPEKISSDEQLKSAAAKEQQQLKTWLAEREKAPLDKFGGLSKGPVFKASGFFRTEKRDGRWYLVTPEGHPFYSLGVNTVTPSINQTYVAGREWMFEFLPKPDEPLASHYGEGDNRGGNGVDQGRAYNAGRWYDFYGANLQRLYGDPCAPGSETEAGVAEAAKADAVEATADKAAEQSAAPAPTESGTGVAEADKTGAVEASVEKAAAEPCKATVDEQRWASHTLDRLQAWGFNTIGNWSAPVLGNADRVPYTLPLSIVGDYASISTGTDWWGGMPDPFDPRFAMATERAVAIAARDHRDDPWLIGYFADNELAWAGPGDDPKSRYALAYGTLKMTTDVPAKRAFLKQLRDKYRNQAGLSKAWGIDLPAWELMEDPGFVPPEPSAEHPEIEADFKYFQKVFADTYFKTVSDSLKWHAPNQLLLGGRFAVSSPEAVESCAQYCDVLSFNMYTLQPQDGYDFAKLRSLDKPVLITEFNFGSADRGPFWGGVTQLAKEEDRGTAYAHFLKQAMSEPSIVGVHWFQYLDQPVTGRLLDGENGHFGLVGITDLPFQGFVDSVRKSNGQIIDQLGKEAEKARAEADKASHDVEGGRKGEAGKGPGKGAGHAGGHSGNGH; encoded by the coding sequence ATGATTCGCCGTTCGTTGCCCGCTGTTTTTGCCTTGATGTTTGCAGCCCCTTTGCTGGCGGCCCCTGAAGGCCAGCAGACGCTGTTCAACTTTGTGCGTCCCGCCGATGTGGTTCAAGTGGCGACCCAGGACGCCAGCCTGCCGCAATCCAACGCGGAGCAAACGGCCGAAGGCGAAGTGTTGCGTCGCGTGACCTTCAACCCGGCTGCCCAGCCGACCTTGCGCCTGACGCCGCAGACCGGTGCCTGGGACTGGTCGCAGTCGGGCGCCATGAGCCTGCGAATCCAGAGCGCGATGAACTGGGCCGTGACCCTGTACGTGAAAATCCAGAGCAACGACGGCAAGACTCTGGTCAGCCGTGTCGACTTGCCGGCCGGCCCGGCGCAAACCTTGTTGATACCACTGCAGCCGAGTTCGCCGCTGAGCCAGGGCATGAAAGCCGGCCCGCCGATGCCGATCAACGTCGAGGGGCAGCGTGTATTGCTGGCCAGCAGCACCGGTGAGCTGGATCGCAGCCAGGTGGTGTCGGTGACTTTGTCGATGGATCAGCCGAAAGTCGCCCAAAGCATCCTGCTCGAGCGCTTCGGCGTGCAGGACGGCGAGGCTGCCACCAAAGCTGCTTATGGCGGTCTGGTGGACGCTTACGGTCAATCGACCCGGGCCAAATGGCCAGAGAAGATCAGCAGCGACGAGCAACTGAAATCCGCCGCCGCCAAAGAACAGCAACAGCTGAAAACCTGGCTGGCCGAGCGCGAGAAGGCGCCCCTGGACAAGTTCGGCGGCTTGAGCAAAGGCCCGGTGTTCAAGGCCAGCGGCTTTTTCCGCACCGAAAAGCGTGACGGTCGCTGGTATCTGGTGACCCCGGAAGGCCATCCGTTCTATTCCCTTGGCGTCAACACCGTGACCCCGAGCATCAATCAGACCTACGTTGCCGGTCGCGAGTGGATGTTCGAGTTCCTGCCCAAACCCGACGAACCCCTGGCCAGCCACTATGGCGAAGGCGACAACCGTGGCGGCAACGGTGTCGATCAGGGCCGAGCCTACAACGCCGGTCGTTGGTACGATTTCTATGGCGCCAACCTGCAGCGTCTGTATGGCGACCCTTGCGCACCGGGCAGCGAAACCGAGGCGGGTGTCGCCGAAGCGGCCAAGGCCGATGCGGTGGAGGCGACGGCTGACAAGGCCGCCGAGCAATCAGCCGCGCCTGCGCCTACCGAGTCCGGAACCGGTGTTGCCGAAGCGGACAAGACCGGGGCGGTTGAAGCGTCGGTCGAAAAGGCGGCCGCCGAACCCTGCAAAGCAACTGTCGACGAACAACGCTGGGCCAGTCACACCCTCGACCGTCTGCAAGCCTGGGGTTTCAACACGATCGGCAATTGGAGCGCACCGGTGTTGGGCAACGCTGACCGTGTGCCGTACACCTTGCCGCTGTCGATCGTCGGCGATTACGCCAGCATCAGCACCGGCACCGATTGGTGGGGTGGCATGCCCGATCCGTTCGATCCGCGTTTCGCCATGGCTACCGAACGCGCCGTGGCCATCGCCGCCCGCGACCATCGCGACGATCCATGGCTGATCGGTTATTTCGCCGACAACGAACTGGCCTGGGCCGGTCCCGGCGACGACCCGAAGTCCCGCTATGCGCTGGCCTACGGCACCTTGAAAATGACCACTGACGTTCCGGCCAAACGCGCCTTCCTCAAGCAACTGCGCGATAAGTACCGCAACCAGGCGGGGTTGTCGAAAGCCTGGGGCATTGATCTGCCGGCTTGGGAATTGATGGAAGACCCAGGCTTCGTGCCACCGGAGCCGAGCGCCGAACACCCGGAAATCGAAGCCGACTTCAAATACTTCCAGAAGGTGTTCGCCGACACCTACTTCAAGACCGTTTCCGATTCGCTCAAATGGCACGCGCCGAACCAGTTGTTACTGGGCGGCCGCTTTGCCGTCAGTTCCCCCGAGGCAGTCGAGTCCTGTGCGCAATACTGCGACGTGTTGAGCTTCAACATGTACACCCTGCAACCCCAGGACGGTTACGACTTCGCCAAACTGCGCAGTCTGGACAAACCGGTGCTGATCACCGAATTCAACTTCGGCTCGGCAGATCGCGGCCCGTTCTGGGGTGGCGTGACGCAATTGGCGAAGGAGGAAGACCGCGGCACGGCTTACGCCCACTTCCTCAAACAGGCGATGAGCGAGCCGTCGATTGTCGGGGTGCACTGGTTCCAGTACCTCGATCAGCCGGTGACCGGTCGCCTGCTGGATGGCGAGAACGGGCACTTCGGTCTGGTAGGCATTACTGATCTGCCGTTCCAGGGCTTTGTCGACAGTGTGCGTAAAAGCAACGGGCAGATTATCGATCAACTCGGCAAAGAGGCCGAGAAGGCCCGCGCTGAAGCGGATAAAGCCAGTCATGATGTCGAGGGCGGCAGGAAAGGCGAGGCAGGCAAAGGCCCGGGCAAGGGCGCTGGCCATGCGGGTGGGCATTCGGGCAATGGCCACTGA
- a CDS encoding DUF1145 domain-containing protein, whose amino-acid sequence MKVFWGLGKLLTLLFWLVVLVNLLIPFIHPLHLLVNLAGSLLALTHLLELVFCNRSLKGRAHPWRDRLKIIFFGVFHLQTIPAPATAKASHA is encoded by the coding sequence ATGAAGGTGTTTTGGGGGCTGGGGAAGTTGTTGACCCTGCTGTTCTGGTTGGTGGTGCTGGTCAATCTGCTCATTCCGTTTATTCATCCACTGCACCTGTTGGTCAACCTGGCCGGCAGTCTGTTGGCACTGACTCATCTTCTGGAGCTGGTGTTCTGCAATCGCAGCCTCAAAGGTCGAGCCCACCCCTGGCGTGATCGCCTGAAGATTATCTTTTTCGGCGTTTTCCACCTGCAAACCATTCCGGCCCCGGCCACTGCGAAGGCTTCCCATGCGTAA